A window of Mycobacteriales bacterium genomic DNA:
CACGAGCGCGTCACCATCACCCGCAACGGCCGGGCCGCTGCGGTCCTGATCAGCCCGGAGGACCTGGCTGAGCTGGAGGAGACGCTGTCGGTGCTGGCCGACCCGCAGGCGCTGGCCGACATCCGCGAAGCGGAAGCGAGCTACGAACGCGGCGACGTGATCCGGGGCGTCGACGCAGTCCGCGGCCTCCTGGCGTGATCGTGGGGGACGGGTACGAGCTCGTCCTGACCTCTCCCGCTCGTCGGGCGCTCACTGAACGACTGCCCGAAGCCGTCGCTGCCGCGGTGACCGACTTCCTGACGACGACGCTGATCGAGCAGCCGCTGCGCGTCGGGAAGCCGCTGCGCGGCCAGCTGCTGGGCATCTGGTCCGCGCGCCGCGGCACCTACCGGATCCTGTACCGGGTGGACGAGGAGCTGAAGGAGGTCGTCGTGCTCCGGATCGAGCACCGACGAGATGCCTACAGGACCTGAGGCCGGGCTGGGTGGGCACCGACCTGCCACCGCAGTCGGCTACTCGCTGACGACCTGGTGCCGGTCAGGACGCCACAGCTGATGCTCGCCTCGGGCACGATGATCGGCTGTGGAGATCCCCTCGCCCGGCCATGCCGCCAGGCCTTACCCAGCCGACCATGGTGACTCGCCGAAGATCGGTTGTGGAGGCCTGCAGGCTGGACGCTACGAGAAGGCGGCCGCATGGCATGATGATGGCATGAACCGCATACGGTTGAGCACGACGGTGGACGCGACGCTGCTGGAGGATGCCCGAGGTATTCGGCCCGGAGTCACCAACGCTGCTCTCGTGGACGAGGCCCTCGCGGCCCTCCTCGCCCGCCACCGTGCCGCCGATGTGGACGCGAGCTATGCGGCCTACGACGAGCACCCGATCGACGAGCCGGACGAGTGGGGCGACCTGGCGTCGTTCAGACGGGCGGCGGCCGCGTCGTGAGCGCCCTGCCC
This region includes:
- a CDS encoding type II toxin-antitoxin system RelE/ParE family toxin, with translation MIVGDGYELVLTSPARRALTERLPEAVAAAVTDFLTTTLIEQPLRVGKPLRGQLLGIWSARRGTYRILYRVDEELKEVVVLRIEHRRDAYRT
- a CDS encoding type II toxin-antitoxin system Phd/YefM family antitoxin, giving the protein MSVEPLRAVRDHLSEVVDRVEKQHERVTITRNGRAAAVLISPEDLAELEETLSVLADPQALADIREAEASYERGDVIRGVDAVRGLLA